The following coding sequences lie in one Tichowtungia aerotolerans genomic window:
- a CDS encoding uridine kinase family protein, whose amino-acid sequence MSIRQIVKRNGIPVDYDRDRIATAIFKAAASIGGTDRGESERLASIVEQRLESMYGSESPTVEDVQDVVETVLISEGRVNTSRAYISYRTQRAQRRESRADLAASTFNNIPYKKIYDVLCWNLDHGCESVAALNRIIEKKMFGELVAACEKRYLSECRAAASNVLDHIDDIRVIIVAGPSSSGKTTTTIKMMEQLEAEGYVQKAINIDHYFFNLEDHPRDEFGDYDYETPQALDLDLINQHLGQLLAGETIRTPHYDFQTGQRTLEVHEMSLASKEILLIDSLHGLYPDMTAAVPDKNKFRLYIETLGQLRGESGEFMRWADHRLMRRMIRDSWHRNHKPEETITHWHYVRKSELQHIIPYNVSADYLVNSAMPYEIPILKNKLFHYFPDAMAQFKDHPKRQDAYIRAKRVFDLLSPLKTWNEDNIVPCTSHLREFIGGSRYEY is encoded by the coding sequence ATGTCGATCAGGCAGATTGTCAAAAGAAACGGGATCCCGGTTGATTATGACCGGGACCGGATTGCGACCGCCATTTTCAAAGCTGCTGCTTCGATCGGAGGAACGGATCGCGGGGAGTCAGAGCGACTCGCTTCGATTGTCGAGCAGCGGCTGGAAAGCATGTATGGCTCGGAATCACCGACTGTTGAAGATGTCCAGGATGTTGTTGAAACTGTCCTGATTTCTGAGGGGCGTGTTAATACGTCCCGGGCATATATTTCGTATCGTACTCAACGAGCTCAGCGGCGTGAAAGCCGCGCCGACCTGGCTGCGTCAACGTTCAATAATATTCCTTACAAGAAAATCTATGATGTTCTCTGCTGGAATCTGGATCATGGCTGTGAGTCCGTGGCGGCTTTGAATCGAATCATTGAAAAGAAGATGTTTGGAGAGTTGGTGGCGGCGTGTGAAAAACGCTACCTCAGCGAATGTCGGGCTGCCGCTTCCAACGTGCTCGATCATATTGATGATATCCGCGTGATCATTGTGGCTGGCCCGTCGTCTTCTGGGAAGACCACAACCACCATCAAAATGATGGAGCAGCTGGAGGCGGAGGGGTATGTCCAGAAGGCGATTAATATCGATCACTATTTCTTTAACTTGGAAGATCATCCTAGGGATGAATTCGGGGACTATGACTATGAAACGCCGCAGGCGCTGGATCTGGACCTGATTAATCAGCATCTAGGGCAGTTACTGGCCGGGGAAACCATCCGGACGCCCCACTATGATTTCCAAACCGGCCAGCGCACGCTTGAGGTTCATGAGATGTCGCTTGCTTCTAAGGAGATACTTCTGATCGACAGTCTGCACGGGCTTTATCCTGATATGACCGCTGCCGTTCCGGATAAAAACAAGTTCCGCCTTTATATTGAAACGCTGGGGCAGCTTCGGGGTGAAAGCGGAGAGTTCATGCGCTGGGCGGATCATCGCCTGATGCGTCGTATGATTCGAGACAGCTGGCATCGCAATCACAAGCCGGAAGAAACGATTACGCATTGGCATTATGTTCGTAAGAGCGAACTCCAGCACATTATTCCCTATAATGTTTCGGCAGATTATCTGGTGAACTCAGCTATGCCGTATGAAATTCCGATTCTGAAAAACAAGTTGTTTCATTACTTTCCGGATGCAATGGCGCAATTCAAGGATCATCCCAAACGGCAGGATGCCTATATTCGCGCCAAACGCGTGTTCGATCTGCTGAGTCCACTCAAAACCTGGAATGAAGATAACATCGTTCCTTGCACATCTCATCTGCGTGAATTCATTGGCGGAAGCCGCTATGAATATTGA
- a CDS encoding YhcH/YjgK/YiaL family protein has translation MIIDSIKNHTIYPYGELWEKAFEFLRTASPELENGKIVLDDTDLFAGVDCYETKDRSEAKLETHRRYVDIQVLLSGTEALDIFPRKGLTVSEPYDTDKDAEFYEAPETAPIRVTLTPGQFIVFFPEDAHMPCLNVNDTSKPVQKVVIKLRADRLRKD, from the coding sequence ATGATTATTGATTCTATAAAAAACCACACGATCTACCCGTACGGAGAGCTCTGGGAAAAAGCCTTTGAGTTTCTGCGCACAGCTTCTCCTGAACTGGAAAACGGAAAAATTGTCCTCGATGATACCGACCTGTTTGCAGGAGTGGACTGCTACGAAACGAAAGACCGCTCCGAGGCCAAACTTGAAACTCACCGGCGATATGTGGATATTCAGGTACTACTCAGCGGGACCGAAGCCCTCGATATTTTTCCCCGAAAAGGCCTGACGGTCAGCGAACCTTACGATACGGATAAGGATGCCGAGTTTTATGAAGCACCGGAAACCGCCCCGATTCGCGTCACCCTGACACCCGGACAGTTCATCGTCTTCTTCCCGGAAGATGCCCACATGCCCTGCCTGAATGTCAATGACACCTCGAAACCGGTTCAGAAAGTCGTCATCAAGCTGCGCGCCGATCGACTCAGAAAAGACTGA
- a CDS encoding 4Fe-4S binding protein, translated as MSKVKGLKFTMRLLLLAGALFFIIGGPLPVWMERLVPALSPLSLFAESIAQRSWYAGLFWSLPPLAVLLLAVFKGRFFCQWICPLGTLYSLPQKIGPKKRVLPFRLNALLFWTVLTSSVLGLSALLWLDPLSTVSRAGALAHAAAWIPGLMIPLFLLLSVFQPQVWCTHLCPLGYSFDLLNRKTGKNVLRRDRRQFIAGLGLGGAAAAIFPKSGKGEASSSVLPPGATEKFAETCSRCYACVSACPAEIIKVKKGGPLGELAMPELVFDYEYGCEESCNRCSQACPTGAIRALSHEEKWKTQIGKAKVKKGRCLAWADNEYCMVCDEYCPYSAIETVWKDDVACPVVKPDLCRGCGACEANCPAPEGKAIFVRPVSPQQKIVE; from the coding sequence ATGTCGAAAGTAAAAGGTCTGAAGTTCACCATGCGTCTGCTGCTGCTGGCAGGCGCTCTCTTTTTCATTATTGGCGGTCCGCTTCCGGTATGGATGGAACGACTGGTTCCGGCACTGAGCCCGCTCTCTCTTTTTGCCGAATCCATCGCTCAGCGCAGCTGGTATGCCGGTCTGTTCTGGTCGCTTCCGCCATTGGCCGTACTGCTGCTCGCCGTTTTCAAAGGACGTTTTTTCTGTCAGTGGATCTGCCCGCTCGGAACGCTCTACAGCCTGCCGCAGAAAATCGGCCCCAAAAAACGCGTGCTGCCGTTCCGTCTCAATGCACTGCTGTTCTGGACCGTGCTGACGTCCTCCGTGCTCGGTCTCTCCGCACTGCTCTGGCTCGATCCGCTCTCCACCGTCAGCCGCGCCGGAGCACTGGCCCATGCTGCCGCATGGATTCCGGGGCTGATGATTCCGCTGTTTCTACTGCTCAGTGTTTTCCAGCCACAGGTGTGGTGCACGCACCTCTGCCCGCTCGGATACAGCTTTGACCTTCTCAATCGCAAGACCGGCAAAAACGTACTCCGCCGCGACCGCCGTCAATTCATCGCCGGACTCGGGCTCGGCGGAGCCGCCGCCGCGATTTTTCCAAAGTCAGGAAAAGGCGAAGCCTCCAGCTCCGTTCTGCCGCCCGGCGCGACTGAAAAATTTGCCGAAACCTGCAGCCGCTGCTACGCCTGCGTCAGTGCCTGTCCGGCCGAAATCATCAAGGTCAAAAAAGGCGGACCGCTGGGCGAACTGGCGATGCCGGAACTGGTTTTTGATTATGAATACGGATGCGAAGAATCCTGCAACCGCTGTTCTCAGGCCTGTCCGACCGGAGCCATCCGCGCCCTCAGCCACGAGGAAAAATGGAAAACCCAGATCGGCAAAGCCAAAGTCAAAAAAGGACGCTGTCTGGCGTGGGCCGACAATGAATACTGCATGGTGTGCGATGAATACTGCCCCTACAGCGCCATCGAAACCGTCTGGAAAGACGACGTCGCCTGCCCCGTCGTCAAACCGGATTTATGCCGCGGGTGCGGAGCCTGCGAAGCCAACTGCCCGGCCCCGGAGGGAAAAGCCATTTTCGTCCGACCGGTGAGTCCCCAACAAAAAATCGTGGAATAA
- a CDS encoding DUF362 domain-containing protein: MKNSSRRTFMKTGAAGSALLAASPAVLNAAPAEKTDVWIFEGADNRALMEACMKTIFENGGFGPNAKKVALKVNAAWDRTPEQAANTHPELVDVFLEKSIESGVKVVMPENPCHRPEKSFVTSGLQATAEKHGVEMVDLKGKRNKDEFVEVDIPNGAELKTEKVARDFLDADAVVNMPIAKHHGGAKLSICMKNWMGAVEGRKLWHVKGLHQCIADFSTFMKPTWAIVDATCCMTSKGPQGPSEDMIHPQQVILSKDQVAADTVTALLFHDDPLAEVNYLQIAHDMGIGETDVNNMNIHRIKV, translated from the coding sequence ATGAAAAATTCATCCCGCCGCACTTTTATGAAGACCGGAGCCGCAGGTTCCGCCCTGCTGGCCGCAAGCCCTGCTGTTTTGAACGCCGCTCCGGCTGAAAAAACAGACGTATGGATTTTTGAAGGCGCTGACAACCGGGCCCTGATGGAAGCCTGCATGAAAACCATCTTCGAAAACGGCGGTTTCGGTCCGAATGCAAAAAAAGTGGCACTCAAAGTCAATGCCGCATGGGACCGCACACCGGAGCAGGCCGCCAATACACACCCTGAACTGGTGGATGTCTTTCTGGAAAAATCAATTGAATCCGGCGTCAAAGTCGTTATGCCGGAAAACCCCTGCCATCGACCTGAAAAGTCCTTTGTAACCAGCGGACTGCAGGCCACCGCCGAAAAACACGGCGTCGAAATGGTCGACCTGAAAGGAAAAAGAAACAAAGATGAATTTGTAGAGGTGGATATTCCGAACGGCGCAGAACTGAAAACAGAAAAAGTGGCCAGAGATTTTCTGGATGCCGATGCTGTTGTCAACATGCCGATTGCCAAGCACCACGGCGGCGCAAAGCTGAGCATCTGCATGAAGAACTGGATGGGTGCCGTGGAAGGCCGCAAACTCTGGCACGTCAAAGGACTGCACCAGTGCATCGCTGATTTCTCAACCTTCATGAAGCCGACATGGGCGATCGTGGATGCCACCTGCTGCATGACCAGCAAAGGGCCGCAGGGCCCGTCCGAGGATATGATCCATCCGCAGCAAGTGATTCTCTCCAAAGATCAGGTGGCCGCAGATACCGTGACCGCCCTGCTCTTTCACGACGATCCACTGGCAGAAGTGAACTATCTGCAAATCGCGCACGATATGGGAATCGGCGAAACTGATGTAAACAACATGAACATCCATCGCATCAAGGTCTAA
- a CDS encoding NYN domain-containing protein has protein sequence MDFDWVIIDGYNLLHQDAAFDGLRADLQTARQRLVRRVESAALEMAPRITVVFDGRESGVDASLSASHLEVVFSPSNRTADGVIERMVADAQAPERICVITSDRVEEQIVSSAGAAVLSCESFASRCNAVERTAGKTLRVSRGSSGSTLGDFFPESDE, from the coding sequence ATGGATTTCGATTGGGTAATCATAGACGGCTACAATCTGCTGCATCAGGATGCTGCATTCGATGGCCTTCGCGCGGATCTGCAGACGGCCCGCCAGCGGCTGGTTCGTCGGGTTGAATCCGCCGCGCTGGAGATGGCACCCCGTATTACGGTGGTGTTTGATGGACGAGAAAGCGGTGTTGATGCTTCGCTGTCTGCTTCGCATCTGGAGGTCGTTTTCTCTCCTTCCAACCGTACGGCCGATGGAGTCATCGAACGTATGGTGGCCGATGCGCAGGCTCCGGAGCGGATTTGTGTGATAACCTCTGATCGGGTTGAGGAGCAGATCGTTTCATCGGCGGGAGCGGCGGTCCTGTCTTGCGAGAGTTTTGCTTCGCGCTGCAATGCGGTCGAGAGGACAGCAGGAAAGACCTTGCGTGTTTCTCGTGGTTCCTCCGGCTCCACCCTGGGTGATTTCTTCCCGGAATCTGATGAATAA
- the trkA gene encoding Trk system potassium transporter TrkA, producing MRVLIIGAGNAGRQLAERLCDERHSVVMVDTDPQILAEAEARLDILTVCGPGSSPQVLNEAQMDKCQLVIAVTDSDEVNILSCLYAHAAGVERKVARVTSPEYIHKGDTYDLTSMGIDLVISQKQECAREMYHMLQIPEALEAFEIFKGRIMVAGVQVDRKSPILGITPVQFENNELIEKVRLIAIRRNAELIIPHGDTCFEENDLVYLVGQRSDLKAFVAWVCPECQSFDKVIIAGGGDLGLLLAKRLENQIECVLLEQDEDRARHCSAELQKTLILRADALAGSALDETGIGPQTAFVALTGDDENNIMNCLMAQKKGASFTVANITRTDYLPVVESLNLVDRVVSPYISTTHAILHYLRSQKVQAASLLHNLPGELLDVVVAETSKAAFQKIREIKMPRKAIIASVLRGQEVLPAIGTLRLVPHDRLLIFAHPDAIKKIQSMFLQ from the coding sequence ATGAGAGTTTTAATCATAGGTGCAGGGAACGCCGGTCGGCAGCTTGCTGAACGGTTGTGTGACGAGAGACATAGTGTCGTCATGGTGGATACTGATCCGCAGATCCTCGCGGAAGCGGAAGCGCGTCTGGATATCCTGACGGTCTGCGGTCCGGGATCCAGCCCGCAGGTGCTGAATGAGGCACAGATGGATAAGTGCCAGCTGGTGATCGCGGTCACGGACAGCGATGAGGTCAATATTCTTTCCTGTCTGTATGCGCACGCAGCCGGAGTGGAACGCAAAGTGGCCCGGGTGACGTCGCCGGAATACATCCACAAGGGTGATACATATGATCTGACGTCCATGGGAATTGATCTGGTGATCAGCCAGAAACAGGAATGTGCCCGCGAAATGTACCACATGCTTCAGATACCGGAGGCGCTCGAAGCATTTGAGATCTTCAAGGGACGCATCATGGTGGCCGGGGTGCAGGTTGACCGGAAAAGTCCGATTCTCGGCATAACTCCGGTACAGTTCGAGAATAATGAGCTGATTGAGAAAGTCCGTCTGATCGCCATTCGTCGCAACGCAGAACTGATTATCCCGCATGGCGATACCTGTTTTGAAGAAAACGACCTGGTGTATCTGGTCGGACAGCGCAGTGATCTGAAAGCGTTTGTGGCCTGGGTTTGTCCCGAGTGTCAATCGTTCGATAAAGTGATTATCGCCGGTGGCGGCGACCTCGGCCTGTTGCTGGCAAAAAGACTCGAGAATCAGATCGAATGTGTTCTGCTCGAGCAGGACGAAGATCGTGCCCGGCACTGTTCCGCCGAGCTTCAGAAAACCCTGATCCTCCGGGCGGACGCCCTGGCCGGCAGTGCGCTCGATGAAACCGGTATCGGACCGCAGACTGCGTTCGTTGCGCTGACCGGAGACGATGAAAACAATATTATGAACTGCCTGATGGCGCAGAAAAAAGGCGCGTCATTTACCGTGGCAAACATTACCCGCACAGATTACCTGCCGGTGGTGGAAAGCCTGAATCTGGTCGATCGGGTTGTCAGCCCCTACATTTCCACCACGCACGCGATTCTGCATTATCTTCGTTCTCAGAAAGTGCAGGCGGCTTCCCTGCTGCACAATCTGCCCGGAGAGCTTCTGGATGTGGTGGTTGCCGAGACCAGCAAAGCGGCCTTTCAAAAGATCCGTGAAATCAAAATGCCGCGCAAAGCAATTATCGCCTCAGTGCTGCGCGGGCAGGAGGTGCTTCCCGCCATCGGAACATTGCGGCTTGTGCCCCATGACCGCCTGCTGATTTTTGCGCATCCCGACGCGATCAAGAAAATCCAATCCATGTTCCTCCAATGA
- a CDS encoding TrkH family potassium uptake protein, whose protein sequence is MNKRAVFHLVATVTLVIGFSMGGCAALSWFWGDPEWARRSLLTSSALTSFFAAGLLFLTRGDINLSRRDGFGIVTFGWLFAAVFGALPYILSGVIPDPVSAIFETMSGFTTTGASVLPDGNFQTLESIPRGIMFWRALTHWFGGMGVLVLCVAILPFLGVGGMQIYRAEMPGPSKDRLTPRITTTAKLLWGVYALLTLAEILLLKFVGGMCWFDAVCHTFATMATGGFSTRTASVGAFDSGVIDCIIMFFMFAAGVNFSLHYYALTGKPGRYWKDPEFRAYFIFWLITGLILTFNIWGSVYSRFLDALRAAFFQGTSILTTTGFITADFDLWPQPSRILLVLMMFVGGCAGSTGGGIKVVRIFIMWKKVIKELRQFMRPRAVLRVKLGGKAVDDDAVSHIVAFFTIFVLVFVLASFLMTFYTPDLETAATSVVATLGNIGPGLSAVGATQNFAAIPAPGQSLLILCMLLGRLELYTVLIVFLPGFWKK, encoded by the coding sequence ATGAACAAACGCGCGGTATTTCATTTGGTGGCCACAGTCACGCTGGTGATCGGCTTCTCGATGGGCGGCTGCGCCGCCCTGTCATGGTTCTGGGGAGATCCGGAATGGGCCAGACGAAGTCTGCTGACCTCGTCGGCGCTGACCTCGTTTTTTGCGGCCGGACTGTTATTCCTGACTCGCGGCGATATTAACCTTTCACGCCGCGACGGCTTTGGAATCGTCACCTTCGGATGGCTGTTTGCCGCCGTTTTCGGCGCACTGCCGTATATTCTGTCCGGCGTCATTCCAGACCCGGTTTCGGCGATCTTTGAAACCATGTCCGGGTTCACCACCACCGGAGCCTCTGTGCTTCCGGACGGCAATTTCCAGACATTGGAAAGTATTCCGCGCGGCATCATGTTCTGGCGTGCACTCACGCACTGGTTCGGCGGCATGGGCGTGCTGGTGCTGTGCGTGGCGATTCTCCCGTTTCTCGGCGTGGGCGGTATGCAGATCTACCGTGCCGAAATGCCCGGACCGTCCAAGGACCGCCTTACGCCGCGTATCACCACCACCGCTAAACTGCTGTGGGGCGTTTATGCACTGCTGACGCTGGCCGAAATTCTGCTCCTTAAATTTGTCGGCGGCATGTGCTGGTTCGATGCGGTCTGCCATACGTTTGCCACGATGGCAACCGGTGGGTTCTCCACCCGCACCGCCAGTGTTGGCGCGTTCGACAGCGGCGTGATTGACTGCATCATTATGTTCTTCATGTTTGCCGCCGGTGTGAACTTTTCGCTGCACTACTATGCACTGACCGGCAAGCCCGGTCGCTACTGGAAAGATCCGGAGTTTCGAGCCTACTTTATTTTCTGGCTGATCACCGGCCTCATTCTCACCTTTAATATCTGGGGCTCCGTATACAGCAGGTTCCTTGACGCACTGCGCGCCGCCTTTTTTCAGGGAACCTCCATTCTCACCACCACCGGATTTATCACTGCCGACTTTGACCTCTGGCCGCAACCGTCCCGTATTCTGCTGGTGCTGATGATGTTCGTCGGCGGCTGCGCCGGATCGACCGGCGGTGGTATCAAAGTGGTCCGTATCTTCATTATGTGGAAAAAAGTCATCAAAGAGCTGCGCCAGTTTATGCGCCCGCGAGCTGTTTTGCGCGTGAAGCTCGGCGGAAAGGCCGTGGATGACGATGCGGTATCGCACATCGTTGCATTTTTCACCATTTTCGTACTGGTGTTTGTGCTGGCTTCGTTTCTGATGACTTTCTACACGCCCGATCTCGAAACCGCAGCGACTTCCGTCGTCGCCACGCTCGGCAATATCGGTCCGGGGCTCAGTGCTGTCGGCGCCACTCAGAACTTCGCAGCCATCCCGGCGCCGGGGCAGTCGCTGCTGATTCTCTGTATGCTGCTTGGCCGTTTGGAGCTGTATACTGTACTGATTGTTTTCCTGCCGGGATTCTGGAAAAAATAA
- the rimO gene encoding 30S ribosomal protein S12 methylthiotransferase RimO — MKTPPVVSLVSLGCAKNTVDSELVLGRFAESGWMISEEPADSDICLVNTCGFIEDAREEAASVLHELKAAGGPKVVVALGCLVKRAADCPETDHFLEAADARVSFSDYSRLPEICLELLGEKAEPMEMLGYSEFLTQPRLRTGSPHTAYLKISEGCSNPCTFCSIPKIRGKQISRPMDDIVNEAHSLIEAGAIEISLIAQDTTAYGKDWDGELHLSGLLRRLRDEIDANIWFRLMYACPQHLSRSVLDVMASDPRFCPYIDMPLQHISDRMLDAMGRQLTKFQTLEKLDLIREVLPECAIRTAFIVGHPGETEEDFNELLEFVREGRFTHAGVFCYSAEPGTISARLENDVPDDVKEQRRALLMEAQRDASAANCAAQIGKTVEVIIDGSCEEGLIARSRHQAPEVDGVFFLPEFEDAMPGDRYDVEITSASDYDFYAE, encoded by the coding sequence ATGAAAACTCCTCCTGTTGTCAGTCTTGTCAGCCTCGGATGCGCTAAAAATACGGTGGATTCTGAGCTGGTTCTCGGCCGTTTTGCGGAAAGCGGATGGATGATTTCCGAGGAACCGGCCGATTCCGATATCTGTCTGGTCAACACCTGCGGATTCATCGAAGACGCCCGCGAAGAGGCCGCGAGCGTTCTTCATGAACTGAAGGCCGCCGGCGGGCCGAAAGTCGTGGTTGCGCTCGGCTGTCTTGTCAAGCGCGCTGCGGACTGTCCGGAGACGGATCATTTTTTGGAAGCAGCCGATGCCCGCGTTTCCTTTTCTGATTACAGTCGCCTGCCGGAAATCTGTCTCGAACTGCTGGGCGAAAAAGCCGAGCCGATGGAAATGCTGGGTTACAGTGAGTTTCTCACCCAGCCGCGCCTGCGCACCGGTTCTCCGCACACAGCGTACCTGAAAATCTCAGAAGGCTGTTCCAATCCCTGTACATTCTGCTCCATTCCTAAAATCCGGGGAAAACAGATCAGCCGTCCGATGGATGATATTGTCAATGAAGCGCATTCTCTGATTGAGGCGGGTGCGATTGAGATCAGCCTGATTGCTCAGGATACGACCGCCTACGGAAAGGATTGGGACGGAGAACTGCATCTTTCAGGATTACTGCGGCGTTTGCGGGACGAAATTGACGCCAATATCTGGTTCCGGCTTATGTACGCCTGTCCGCAGCACCTCTCCCGCAGTGTGCTCGATGTGATGGCCTCCGACCCGCGCTTCTGCCCGTACATCGACATGCCGCTTCAGCATATTTCCGACCGGATGCTCGACGCCATGGGGCGTCAGCTCACAAAGTTCCAAACTTTGGAAAAACTTGATCTGATTCGTGAAGTGCTTCCGGAGTGCGCCATCCGTACGGCCTTTATCGTCGGGCACCCCGGTGAAACGGAGGAGGATTTCAATGAGCTGCTTGAGTTTGTGCGGGAAGGGCGTTTTACCCATGCCGGAGTCTTCTGCTATTCCGCCGAGCCGGGAACCATCTCGGCGCGTCTGGAAAATGATGTTCCGGACGATGTGAAAGAACAGCGCCGGGCACTGCTGATGGAAGCGCAGCGCGACGCCTCTGCCGCCAACTGCGCCGCACAGATCGGCAAAACCGTCGAAGTCATCATCGACGGCTCCTGCGAAGAGGGGCTTATTGCGCGGTCACGGCACCAGGCTCCCGAAGTCGACGGCGTTTTCTTCCTTCCGGAATTTGAAGACGCGATGCCCGGGGATCGCTACGACGTTGAAATCACTTCTGCTTCCGACTACGATTTTTACGCAGAGTAG
- a CDS encoding 4Fe-4S dicluster domain-containing protein — translation MNTPPSYSCNIRQIQTDFFAMRLRAVGGDLTADQLNTVADIARRYGSGSVHITTRQGIEIPHVHKKDLAEAQKELETAGIKMGSDGNRVRIVIACPGKNTCRYGSIDTPEIAEEIDRRYFRLDVPYKVKFGVTGCPNNCGKARESDIGIMGMRTPKWDSEKCIRCNACIKLCPVQAITGKDDRYERDESTCIHCSVCSVLCPAKAWGPESTGYTLLIGGTLGKKPRLGIPLKTNIQTSEELFELIEQTLLFYKANGKPKERLGHVINRMGEDAVIQAILSESYSA, via the coding sequence ATGAATACGCCCCCCTCTTACTCCTGCAATATCCGGCAAATCCAGACAGATTTTTTTGCCATGAGACTCCGAGCCGTCGGAGGCGACCTGACTGCTGACCAGCTGAACACTGTGGCGGATATTGCCCGCCGCTACGGCTCCGGAAGCGTGCACATCACCACCCGGCAGGGCATCGAAATCCCGCACGTTCACAAAAAGGATCTGGCTGAAGCGCAAAAAGAACTGGAAACCGCCGGAATCAAAATGGGATCCGACGGCAACCGAGTGCGCATTGTAATCGCCTGCCCCGGCAAAAACACCTGTCGCTACGGCTCCATCGACACCCCCGAAATTGCGGAAGAAATCGACCGGCGCTACTTCCGCCTCGACGTTCCCTACAAAGTCAAATTCGGAGTCACCGGCTGCCCGAACAACTGCGGCAAAGCGCGCGAAAGCGACATCGGCATCATGGGCATGCGCACCCCCAAATGGGATTCCGAAAAATGCATCCGCTGCAATGCCTGCATTAAACTCTGCCCGGTACAGGCCATCACCGGCAAAGACGATCGCTATGAACGTGATGAGTCGACCTGCATCCACTGCAGCGTATGTTCCGTTCTCTGCCCTGCAAAAGCCTGGGGACCGGAATCAACCGGATACACCCTGCTCATTGGCGGAACCCTCGGTAAAAAACCGCGACTCGGCATTCCTCTGAAAACAAATATCCAAACTTCGGAAGAACTCTTCGAACTCATCGAACAAACTCTGCTTTTCTACAAAGCAAACGGAAAACCCAAAGAACGCCTCGGGCACGTTATCAATCGTATGGGCGAAGATGCAGTTATTCAGGCGATCCTGTCCGAAAGCTACTCTGCGTAA